The following are encoded together in the Branchiostoma floridae strain S238N-H82 unplaced genomic scaffold, Bfl_VNyyK Sc7u5tJ_1439, whole genome shotgun sequence genome:
- the LOC118407592 gene encoding zinc finger protein 84-like — GHLDQHLMKHSGDKPYECGECGYRAALKSNLSKHMRTHTGEKPYKCDQCDYSAAVKSTLDKHLAKHTGDKPYMCGDCGYRVAQKSDLSRHIRTHTGEKPYKCVQCDYSAARKSTLDNHTVAKHCAESERPYTCGECGYRTADRSTLSQHLRTHTGERPYKCDQCDYSAAQKSTLDQHLRKHTGDKPYMCGECGYRAVHKSDLSKHMRTHTGEKPYKCDQCDYSAARKSTLDNHTIAKHSAEKPYMCGECGYRTAIKCNLSVHMRSHTGEKPYKCDQCDYSAAQKSTLDHHLRKHTGEKPSRI; from the coding sequence ggccacttggaccaacatctaatgaaacacagtggtgacaaaccctacgagtgtggggagtgcgggtacagggcggctctaaagtctaacttatccaaacatatgaggacccacactggagaaaaaccctacaagtgtgaccagtgtgactattctgctgcagtcaAATCCACCTTGGACAAACatttagccaaacacactggtgacaaaccctacatgtgtggggactGTGGGTACAGGGTGGCTCAAAAGTCCGACTTATCTCGACATAtaagaacccacacaggagaaaaaccctacaagtgtgtccagtgtgactattcagctgcacggaaatccactttggacaaccATACAGTAGCAAAACACTGTGCTGAGAGTGAGAGACCCTACACGTGTGGGGAATGTGGTTACAGGACAGCTGACAGGTCTACCTTATCCCAGCAtttgagaacccacacaggtgaaagaccctacaagtgtgaccagtgtgactattctgcagcacaaaaatctactttggaccaacatctaagaaaacacacaggtgacaaaccctacatgtgtggggagtgtgggtacagggcagttcataagtctgacttatccaaacatatgagaactcacacaggagaaaaaccctacaagtgtgaccagtgtgactattctgctgcacggaaatccACGTTGGACAACCATACAATAGCAAAACACAGTgctgagaaaccctacatgtgtggggagtgtgggtacaggacagctataaAGTGTAACTTATCAGTACATATGAGatcccacacaggagaaaaaccctacaagtgtgaccagtgtgactattccgcagCACAAAAATCTACTTTGGACCACCAtctaagaaaacacaccggtgagaaacctagCCGAatatag